The nucleotide sequence TAGAGGGTGACGAGGTCGGGGTCCATGGCCAGCGCGGGCTCGAGCTGCTCGCCGAGGATCTGCGGCATCAGCTTGCCGCGGATGGCGAGGTTGGCGTAGCGGAACTCCGGCTCGCGCGCGGCGAGCTGCTCGGCGACGCGGTCGGCCCAGCCGCGCACCCCGTTCGGAGCGGCGGGGTCGTCGTCACCGACGCCTTCGGTGAACGAGTCCCCCAGGGTCACTAAGCGCTTGCTCATGTGTCCAGTGTAGGCAAGCCGCGGAAGAAAATTCCGGAGGCCTGTCGGATCGAGGCAGTGGTGTTCGTAGCAGCGGTAAAAGGCCACCGCTTCCTCGAGGAGACACCATGACCGCCACTTACACCTTCGACATCTTCTCCACGCTCGACGGCTACGCCAACCACAGCGGCGACTGGGGCGGCTACTGGGGCAAGCAGGGCCCGGAATTCCTGGCCCACCGCGCCGCTGCCTACCGCGACCCGCTGCGCATGGTGCTGGGCGCCAAGACCTACGCGTCGAACGCGCCCTTCCTGGCCCCGGGCTTCGATCGCGCCCGGTTCGACGAGTGGATCACGCGCATGTTCGCCTCCCCGGTGACGGTGCTCTCCAGCCGGCTGACCGAGCCCCTCGACTGGCCTGGCACGACGATCGAGGCCGGCGATCCGGCCGAGGTGGTCAGGCACCTCAAGGCCGGATCGGAGGTGCCCCTGCGCTCCCACGGGAGCCTGACGCTCAACCGGGCGGTGCTGAACGCCGGCTTGGTCGACGCCGTCGAGGTCACGGTGTTCCCGGTGCTCTCCGGCAAGACCGGGGTGACCCGGATCTTCGACGGTGTGGACGACTTCGACCTCGAGCTGCTCGAGGCCCGCACCTTCGACGGCCACACGCAGGTGCTGACCTACCGGCCGACCCGGCACGGCTGACCGTCGCCGGGGAGTTCCGCCCGTCGCGGAATCCGTGGGCCGTGGCGCCCGCGGCCCGGTACACGGGAAGGGTGACCGGCTACGACGCGATCGCCGACTGGTACGAAACCACGCTCGTCCCCAGCTGGCGGGCGGACCCGCTGCTCCTGGGGCTGTCGGAGGACCCGCGCGCGGCGGCGATCCACCCCCTGACCTAGGCGCTGACCTGCCGGGCCCGGTGCTCGGCGACGTGCACCCGAGTCGCACACCGCGTCGAGCAGAACCGGCGACGGCCGTTGCGCGAAGTATCGACGTACGCCGTTTCGCAGCCTTCGCGGCTGCAGATGCCCAGGCGGTCCGAGGCCTCGCACACCAGGTGGGCCAGGCCGCCCGTGGTGTACGCGCGGACCCGGCCGACCGGACCGGCGTCTTCCGCCGAGTAGTGCAGGTGGGGTGGTTTGCCGTCGTGGGTGGTGATGTACGGGCGGCACGCCGCTTCGGCCAGCAGCTCGTTGACCAGCTCCGGGCGGTCGCCTTCGCGGGCGGCGAACACCGGCCGCAACCGGACGGCCCACGCGCCGATCAGGGCCGCTTCGCCGTCGGTCAGGGCCTCGATGGCCATGCCGTTGCGGACCATTCCGGCGAGGAGCTCGCTCGCGGAGCCGGCGTTGACCAGGTCGGCGGCCACCAGCGCCGCCGGACCGCCGTAAGGGTTGAAGTGCACTGAGTCATTACAGCACGATCGGGGCATGGACCGGAACCGTTGCCCCCGCTGCGGCTGGCCGCTCGCCGAACTCCCGGCGGCCGCGTCCCAGCCCGTCACCCGTCGCCTCGACTACGTGCGCTGCGTCTGCGGCAGCTGGCTCGCCCGTTGGGACGGCGAAGTCGTCGGCGCCACCCGATCGGCGCCGTGACTCAGAGGTCGAGGGCGCCCGCGGCGTTGTCGTTCCACTGGTCGACGCGGCGGATGTACTCGTACAGCGCCCGGCTGCCGCGCACCCAGCGGCCCTGGTCGGCGATCGCGAGGTCGTCGGCCCCGGCGCGGCGGGCCTCGGTGGCGAACCCGGACCGCAGGGAGTGCCCGGTCACCGGGTACGGCAGGCCGGCCCGGACCCCGGCCCGGGTGAGGATCTGGTTGACGCCGGTCGTGGTCAATGCGGGCTCGCCGACGTTGCCGTGCCGGTCCACGCGGCGGAACGCCGGACCTTCGGTGATCCCCGCGCCCGACCGCCACGCGTGCCACGCCCGCACCGGGTCGGTGTCCGGGCTCTCGCGCCGCGGGACGACCATGTCGCCGGTGCTCTTGCCGTGCCGGACCGTCACTGCCAAGCCCCGGTCGTCGACTGGCTGCACGTCGGTGACCAGCAGGTTCGCCAGATCGGAGCACCGCGCGGCGATCGGGAAGCCGATCAGCAGCATCGCCCGGTCGCGGGCGCCGGCCAGGGTGTCCGGGCAGGCTCGCGACATCGCCCGCAGATCGGCGAGGGTGACCATGGTGGCCTTGCCGCGGCCACGCTCGACGCCTTCCCGGGCCAGGCGCTGCCGGTAGCCCTTCAACGCCCGCCACGCCGCGCGGCTCGCTTCCGGATCGACGACGACCTTGTGGTGGCGCAGCCCGGCCAGCGCCCCGGTGAGCCGCCGTTCGATCGTCGACGGCGCCGCGGGGGCGGCCCGTTCGGGCACCTCGGGCACGGCCCGTTCGCCCGGCCGCAGCGTGCGGCCCCGTTCGAGCCACACGACGAACCCGGTCAGCGCCCCGATCGACGCCGACAGCGGCGGGATCCCGGCTTCGGCGGTGTAGTCCCGCCACACCTGCCAGTCCTGGGCGTAGGCCTTGAGCGTGTTCGGCGGCCGCTGCTCGTCGACGTGCCGGGCGGCCGCGGCGTCCAGCAGCGCCAGCCGGTCCTGCGGGCCGAGCGCGGCGTCGATCACCGGTTCCAGGTCGGGCACGCGCCGAGGTTACGGGATGTCGATCTCCGCGGGCAGGAACCGGGCCAGGGCGTTGGCCACCGCGTCGGGACGTTCCAGCGTCTGGATGTGCGGGGCACCGGCGACGACCTCGAACTTCGCGCCCCCGGGGCCGATCCGGCCGGCGATGGCGGCCATCCCCTCGACCGGGATCGACGCGTCCGCCTCGCCGGCGAGCGCCAGCGCCGGTGCGGGGAAGCCGCGGAGCCGGTCGTAGACGTCCAAACCGCCGTACCCGCGCCAGATCGACGCCCACGTCGGCGGATCGACCGACGCCAGGCACTCGCGGGCGTACCGCACGCCGCCGGCGGCCAGGGCGTCGGGGGTGAACACCCGCCGGCCTTCGGCGAGGCGGTCGAGCACCGGGTCCCACATCCGGCGGTCCAGGCCGAGGGAGTGGACGAGCACCACGGCGGGGCCGCGGGTGCCGCGGGCGGTCACCGTCGTCTCGTGGTCGGAGGCGGCGATCTTCATGTCTTGATCTTCCCAGCGCCGTCCAGGGAAAATCCCGGCCGGAACACGGTCGATCCGCCCCCGGCGCGTTCGTATGAGCGGTGACGGCACGACTTCGAGGAGGACGACGTGAAGCAGTACCTGCTCAGCATCTACCAGCCCGACGGTCCGACGCCGCCGCCGGAGGTGCTCGAGGGCATCGTCGAGAAGCTCGACACCCTCAACGCCGACCTCAAGACCGCCGGCGCCTGGGTGTTCGCCGGCGGGCTGCACCCGCCCACGACCGCGACCGTCCTGCGGGCCGTCGACGGCGGCACCCTCGTCACCGACGGCCCCTACGCCGAAGGCAAGGAGCACCTCGGCGGGTTCACGATCATCACCGCGCCCGACCTCGACGCCGCCCTCGCCTGGGGTGGCCGGCTCGCCGACGCCGTCGCCCCGCTGCCGGTCGAGGTGCGGCCGTTCCGCGCGTGAGCATCGAGGAGGTCTTCGCCGCCGAGTACGGCCGGGCGGTGTCGGTCCTCGTGCGGGTCTTCGGCGACATCGACGTCGCCGAGGAGGCCGTGCAGGACGCGTTCGCCGAGGCGGTCCGGCGGTGGCCGTCGGCCGGGCTCCCGCCGAGCCCGGCGGGCTGGATCATCACCACCGCCCGCAACCGGGCCATCGACCGCCTGCGCCGCGAGGCCGCGCGGGCGGACAAACACGCCCAGGCGGCGCTCATGCACGCCGAAATCGAGCCGGTAGAGGAGGGCGCCGTGCCCGACGAACGGCTCCGCCTGATCTTCACCTGCTGCCACCCGGCGCTGGCCCGGCCGGCGCAGGTCGCGCTGACGCTGCGGCTGCTCGGCGGCCTGACCACCACGGAGATCGCGGCCGCGTTCCTGGTCGCCGAACCGGCGATGGCCCAGCGGATCGTCCGCGCGAAGAACAAGATCCGCGACGCCGGGATCCCGTACCGCGTCCCGCGCGACGCCGACCTGCCCGCGCGGCTGGCCGCGGTCCTCGGCGTGCTGTACCTGATCTTCAACGAGGGATACACCGCCAGCGCGGGGGAGGACCTGGTCCGCGACGACCTGTGCCGCGAGGCGATCCGGCTCACCCGCGTCCTGGCCGGGCTGATGCCCGACGAACCCGAGGTGCAGGGGCTGCTGGCGTTGATGCTGCTCATCCAGTCGCGACGCGCCGCGCGCACCACCGCCGACGGTGCGCTGGTGCTGCTGGCCGATCAGGACCGGGCCCGGTGGGACCGGGACCTGATCGCCGAAGGCCAGGACCTCGTCCGGCGGTGCCTGCGCCGCAACCAGCCGGGCCCGTACCAGATCCAGGCGGCGATCCAGGCCGTCCACAGCGACGCGCCCACCGACTGGTCGCAGGTCAAGGCGCTCTACGACCAGCTGCTGGCCGTGACACCGACGCCGGTGGTGGCGCTGAACCGGGCGGTCGCCGTCGCCGAGGTCGACGGACCGGCCGCCGCACTGGCGCTGGTCGAGGACCTCGGTCTGGACCGGTTTCCGCTGTTCCACGCGATCCGCGCGGACCTGCTGGCTCGGCTGGGCCGGCGCGGGGATGCGGCCGCGGCGTACACGACGGCGATCGAGCTCACCGGCAACAGCGCGGAGCGTGACCTGCTGCGCGCCAAGCGCGCTCAGGCCGTGGCCGGTGAGAGGACGTAGGAGAACCGGCGAACGCGGGGCACCCAGGTCTGGAAGACGCTGACGTCGGGCAACGTGATCGACGGCGCGAGGTCGGTGCCGGGGGGGTGCACAGTTCCAGACTCGCCCATCCACCCTTCGCCGTCACTCCCGGGGTTCGCCGGCTGTTCTGGGTTGGGATATGTGACCTTATCCCAACTCAAGCACAGGTTCTCTAGTCTTTTAATTTTAAACAGCTGCTTCTAGTTCTGATTAGAAGCTTTGCTAGAGTCTCGATCATGACGGAAGACGCAGGTCAGGTGCGCGTGTGCGAGTACCGGAGGTGTGGGGCCGCCTTGCCGCCCGCGGTGGGGCGGGGCAGCCGGGCGCGGTTCTGCCAGGACGGCAAGACCTGGGGGCGGCGCAACCTCAGCTGCCGCGACGCCGAGGCGGTGCTGTCGGACGCCGAGTCGCTGCGGGAGAGCGACACCGAGCTGGACGACACGGCCGTCACGGCGCTGGCCGGCCAGGTCGACCGGGTGCTCGAACCGGCCCGCGGGCTCGTCGAGACCCTCACGACGCTGCGCCACCAGCTCGAGGCGACGACCGCGGCCGCGCTGGCCGAACGGGACGCGGCGTTGGCCGAGGCCGACGAACACCGTCTGCACCGTGGCCGCGCGGACGCCGAAGCCGCCCAGGCCCGGGGCGCCGCCGAAGCGGCCGTCGCCGCGGCCGCTTCGGCGGAGAAGGACAAGGCAGCCGCGTTGCGGGAGCGCGATGAAGAGGGCGCCGCTCGGCGCGCCGCGGTCCAGGAGCAGCAGCGGGCCGAAGGGCAGCTGGCCGCGGTGCGGGACGAACTCGCCCGCGTCGCCGATCGCGCCGATGCCTCCGCGGCTCTGGCCGGCGAACGGGCTGGGGTGATCGCGACGCTGACCGCCGAACTGGCCGCCGCCCGAACCGCCCTGGACGAGGAGCGTGGCCGCGGTCAGGCCGCCGCGGCGCGGGCGGAGGCGGCCGAAACCCGCGCCGACGCGGTTCAGCAGCGGTTCGACGCGGCACGCGAAGACCACGCCCAGGCCATTGCGGCGCGGGAGGCCGCGCTCAACGCCGCCCTCGAGGCCCGAACCGAGGCGGTCGCGGCGCACGAGGCCGCCCTTGACCGTGCCCGTGCCGATGCCGAGGTCCTGCGTGCCGGGTTCGACCAGCGGCTCACCGAACTGCAGGCGGCGCACGAGCAGACCGTCCGGTCGATGCACGAAACCACGACGAACCTCGGCGCCGAACTGCGTGCCGCGTCCAGCCGAGCCGACACGGCCGAACGGGAGCTGACCGGCGTGCTCACGGCGCTGCGCGAGACGCCCGAGCTCCCCGCAACACTTAAGCAATTACTTGACCGATCGCGCCCAGAGAGTTAACTTAAGTACATGCTTAACCGTGAGGAGACGCTCGACCTGGTGTTCCGCGCTCTGGGTGACCGGACGCGGCGGGCCCTGGTGGAGCGGCTCGTGCGTGGCCCGGCGTCGGTCAGTGAGCTGGCCGAGCCGCTGACCATGTCGCTCGCCGCCGTCGTCCAGCACCTGCAGGTGCTGGAGACGGCCGGAATCGTGCGATCGGAGAAGGTCGGCCGCGTCCGCACCTGCCGGATCGAACCGGAGGTGCTGCGCGTCGGCGAGCACTGGCTGGGCCGGCAGCGCACCACGTGGGAGAGCAGGCTCGACCGGCTCGGCGACTTCCTCGCCGGTCCGGACACCGCGGAAGGGAGCACGCCATGACCGTCTTGCACTCCACGTTCACCCTCGAGCGCACCTACCCGGTGCCGCCGGAGCGGGTGTTCGCCGCCTGGTCGGATCCGGCGGCGAAGCAACGCTGGTTCGTTTCCGCCGGTGCGCACGAGCTGGACTTCCGCGTCGGTGGCCGGGAAACCGTCGAAGGCCGCACCCCGGCCGGGGGCGCTCTGAACTTCACGGCGACCTACCACGACATCGTGCCCGGTGAGCGCATCGTCTTCGCCGGCACGCTCACCGGCGACGGCAAGCTCGCGACCGTGTCGACCACGACCATCGAACTGATCCCCGAAGGTGAGGGCACGCGGCTGGTGCTCACCGAGCAGGACACCTTCCTCGACGGCGCCGAGAAGCCGGAGTGGCGCGAGCAGGGCACCGGCGACTGGCTCGACCGGCTCGGCAAGGAACTGCAGCCGTAACGGGATCACCCCGCCGCGAGCGGCACCTCGGTGGCCGGGACCACGGCCGCGAGCTGCCCGGCTTGGACCGCCCAGACCTGCCCGGTGCCGGGGCCGGCAAGCACGGCTTCGACCGCGGCGGCCACCGCATCGGGGTCGGCCAGACGCAGGCCCCGGTCCCGTAGCGCCCGCCGGTGCGGGGCGAGCGCGGGGGTGTCGACCAGCCCCGGGCAGTGCGTTGATCCGGATCCCGGCGGCGGCCGGCGCCGGGGCGGCCGAGCGGGCCAGGCCGACCAGCGCGTGCTTGCTGGTCGCGTAGAACAGGTCCGGCGGCGAAACGACGGGTGGTCGTCCCAGTTGCGTTGCCAGGTGCGCTGTTTGTCCTCGTCGAAGACGGTCCTCGCCGCCTCGTACAGGAACGGGCGCCGGGCCCACACCGTGACCAGGAGGAACCCGCCGAGTGCCGCCGTCAGCACCACGCCGCGCAGCAACAGCGCGCGGGGCTGCCGCTGATGAAGGACCCGGCCGCGGTCACCGCCATGGCTCCGGGCACGAACCAGCGCACGCCGCCGATCCGCTCTCCCGCTGCCAGGTCGCGCAGTCCGGTCACGACCGGGATGGCCGCGCCGGCGAGGAGGGCGAGCAGCTGGTCCACGTCCGCGGCGCGCAGCCCGTAGAACAGGGCCAGCGGCGCGAGCACCTCGATCAGGACGCCGTTGAACCCCTTCACCGGGCCACCGCCAGGGTGAACGTCGTGACGACTTCGGCGGTGTAGGCGTCGAAGTCGAAGTCGGCTTCGTCGCGCAGCCGGCGGGCGGCTCCGTCGACGGCTCCCCGGATCAGCACCGCCATCGACCGGAGGTCGAAGTCGCGGAATTCGCCGCTCGCCTGGCCCTGGGCGAGGAGTTTCTCCAGGCTCTGCACGCTGAGTTCCTGTGCGCTGACGGAGGTGTACGACCGTCCGGTCGCGGTGCGCAGGTGTGGCCCGATCTCGGTCAGTGCTGCCATGTCGTTGGGGTGTTCGCGCAGGAACTGCAGGTTGGCCTCGAGGTAGGCCCGCACCTTGCCGGTCGCGGTGACTTCGGCTTCCACCCGCTCGTTGATGAACGCCGCGCCGGCGGTGAAGACGTGCATGAGGATCTCGTGGATCAGTTCGTCCTTGTCGGCGAAGTGGTAGGAGATCATGCGCGGGCCGCTCAGCCCGGCCTTCTCGGTGATCCGTGCGAAGGACGCTTTCGCGTACCCCACCTCCGCGATCGTGTCGATCGCCGCCCGCATGATCTGCGCGCGCCGTGCCTCGTTGGTGAACGTCCGCCCCATGACCCCTCCATACTTTTATCTGACCAGATAAAAGTTACCACGGCCATTACGTTCGGGTCCGGTAGTTCTGCGGACTGACGCCGAACTCGCGCTTGAAGGCCGTGCTCAGGGCGAAGGCGCTGCCGTAGCCGACCTGGCGGGCGATCGAGGCGATCGTCGTTTCCGGGTGCTGGCGCAGCAGGTCGGCGGCCAGGGCGAGCCGCCAGCCGGTGAGGTACGCCATCGGTGTCTCGCCGACCGTGGCGGCGAACCGCCGGGCCAGGGCGGCGCGGGACACGCCGACGTCGGCGGCGAGCTTGGCGACCGTCCACGGCTCGGCCGGCTGGTGCTGCAGCAGCCGCAGCGCCTGGCCGACGACCGGGTCGTCGTGGGCCCGGTACCAGGCCGGTGCGCTGGTGTCCGGCCGGTCGAACCAGGCCCGCAGCGCGGCGATGAGCAGCAGGTCGAGCAGCCGGTCGAGGACGGCTTCCTGGCCGGGCACGTCGCGGCCGATCTCGGCGGCGAGCAGCCCGGCGACCGGGTTCGGCCAGTCGACCGCGCGCAGGACGAGCACCGTCGGCAGCGCGGCCAGCAGCCGGTTGCTCAGCTCGCCCTCCATGCCGTAGGTGCCGGTGAGCAGCACCACCGGGCCGTCGGTGCCGTGCCCCCAGGTGCGGACGCCGAGGTCGGCGAGCTCGGTCAGGTGACCGCCGTCGGGGGCGCGGCACTCCTGGCCCGGCAGGATGAGCGCCTGCGGCGGTGTCGAGGGGTGGTCGGCGACCAGGTACGGCTCCGGGCCGCGGACGATCGCGACGTCGCCTTCGCCCAGCAGAACGCCGTCGGCGGTGTCGGGCACGATCCACGCTTCGCCGCGCACCACCGCCACCACGGTCAGCGGCGCCCGGTCTTCGATGCGCAGTGACCACGGCGGGGTCAGCACCGATCGCAGCAGGAACGCGCCGTGGGCGCGGGGGCCGTCGAGGAGTGCGGCGAGCGGATCCATGGGCCGATCGTAGACGCTGGAACATGCGATCGAGGTTTTCAACTATGGAGAGTCTCACCGGCGGCCGGTTGACTGAATCCCATGACAACGAACTTCCTGGTGGTGGGCGGCACCGGCAAGACCGGGCGCCGGGTGGCGGACCGGCTGCGGGAGCGTGGCTTGCCGGTGCGGAGCACGTCGCGGCGCGGAGTGCCGCCGTTCGACTGGGGTGACCGAGGCACGTGGGCGCCGGTGCTCGACGGCGTCGGCGCGGTCTACCTGACCTACTACCCCGATCTCGTGGTGCCGGGCGCCGCCGGCGACATCCGGGCCTTCACCGACCTGGCGGTGGCGGCCGGGGTGCGGCACCTGGTGCTGCTGTCCGGCCGCGGCGAAGAGGAAGCCGAGGCCTGCGAAGCGATCGTCCGGGCGGCCGGGACCGGCTGGACGATCCTGCGGTGCAGCTGGTTCGCGCAGAACTTCAGCGAGCACTTCCTGCTGGACGCGGTGCGGTCCGGGGAGATCGTGCTGCCGGCGGGGACGGTGACCGAGCCGTTCGTCGACGTCCGCGACATCGCCGACGTCGCGGTGAAGGTGCTGACCGAGCCCGGGCACACCGGTGAGCTGTACGAGCTGACCGGGCCGCGGCTGCTGAGTTTCGCCGACGCCGCCACGGAGATCGCCGCCACCTCCGGACGGAATGTCCGCTATGTTCCGGTTTCGGCCGGGGAGTTCGCCGCCGCGGCGGCGGCCCAGGGCGTGCCGGAGGTGGAGATCGGCGCGCTGACCGAGCTGTTCGCGCGGGTGCTGGACGGCCGCAACTCGTCGGTGACGTCCGACGTCGAGCGGGTGCTGGGCCGTCCGGCGACGCAGTTCGCCGATTTCGCGCGGGACGCCGCGGCGGCCGGGGTCTGGGCGCGGTGAAGGGGACGGGGAAACCGATGTCGACGGTGGTACTGGTGGCCGCGCTGGTCGCGGCGGGATTGCTCGCGGGGTTGTTCTACGCCTACGCCTGTTCGGTCATGCCGGGTCTGGCCCGGGCTGACGACAAGACGTTCGTCGAAGGCATGCGCGGGATCAACATCGCGATCGTGAACCCGGTGTTCCTGCTGACGTTCCTGGGCGCGCCGCTGCTGGCGGGGGTGGCGGTGTTCCTGAACCCGGGGCCGCGGCCGTGGGTGATCGCGGGGTTCGTGCTGCTGGCCGCGATGGTGGTGATCACCGGGGCGGTCAACATCCCGCTGAACAACGCGCTCGACCGTGGCGGCGACGACTACGCGGCGGCGCGGGCGGCGTTCGAGACGACGTGGGTCCGCTGGAACGTGCTGCGCGCGCTGGTGAGCACGGCGGGCTTCGGCTGCCTGGTCGCGGCCGTGCTCACCCGGCGCGGTTAGCCCTCGAGGCGGAAGAGCAGGTCGGTGACCCACTGCGCGGGGTCGGGGACCTCGCGCGGGTTGCTGCGCAGCACTTCCAGGCGGCAGCCCCATTCCTCGCCGTCCGGCCCCGCGGTGCGGTCCCAGGTGAGGCCTTCGGCGTCGCCCCAGGCCAGGACGGCTTCGGTCGCGGCGGCGAGGCCGCCGGGCGGGCCGACGTAGGTGTCCAGGACGTACCGGCCCGCCGGGAGCTCGCCGAGGAAGGCGGGCTCGGCCGGGGTGTGGTCGCCGTCGATCGGGACGCCGGCTTCGACGGTGAACCGCGGGCCGGGGTGCAGGACGCGGTAGCGGAAGAACGGGGCTCCGGCCGGGGCGAGGCCGTGGGTGGTGAGGGTGCCGATGAGGGGTGGCAGCCGGTCGGCGATCCGCGGGAAGTCCGGGATGCCGACGGTGGCGCGTTCGGCGACGTAGCGCTGGGCGGCCCGCTCGACGACGGTCGGCATCAGGCGAAGTCCTCCGGTCCGAGCATCGGGCGGACTTCGATGCTGCCGTAGGTGGCGGCGGGGTGGCGGGCCGCGAGTTCGAGGGCTTCGTCGAGGTCGGCGCAGTCGAGGATGACGAAGCCGCCGATCTGTTCCTTGGCCTCGGTGAACGGCCCGTCGGTGAGCAGCACTTCGCCGCCGCGGACACGGATCGTGGTCGCTTCCGACGGCGGGCGCAGGCCGCCACCGCCGCGGACCTTGCCACGGCGTTCCATGTCCTCGCTCCAGCCGCCGCAGCCGTCGTTCGCGTGTTCTTCGGCGGTTTCGTCGCCGCAGATCATCAGCAGGTACTGCATGTCAGCATCCTTTCAGGACTTCGCGCAGGCGCGCGGCGAAGGCTTCCGCGTCGGTGTCGAACCCGCCGTGGCCGCCGGGGAACACCTCGGTGGCGGCGCCGAGAGCCGCGGCCAGCCCGAGGGCGGCGTGGTGGGCCGGCAGCCCGGCGGACTGCTCGCCGACGGCGACGACCAGCCGCGCCGGCGTCGCCCGCAGTGCGTCGAGGTCGGGCTCGTAGGCGCCGGTCGCGGGCATGAGGTGGCCGAAGAAGTAGGCGAAGTTGCCTTCCGCGCGCGGGTCGAGCGGCGGGGCAGGGTCGACGCCGACGACCTTCATGAACGCGGCGAAGGCGGCCGCGAGGCCTTGGTCGCGGAACAGTGCCGGAATGCCGGGGCCGTCGAGCGCGCCGGCGGGCAGGTACCGGGTGACCGGCGGTTCGTGCAGCACGGCCGTGCGGACGTCGGCGGGGTGGTGGCGCAGGAGTTCGAGCAGGGTGATCGCGCCGCCGCTGCTGGCCAGGACGTCGGCGGGGCCGGCCTCGGTGAGCAGCCGGTGCACGTCTTCGGCGTGGTCGCGGACGGGGTCGGGTCCGGGGGCGCCGTCGAGGAGGCTGCGGGACAGGCCGCGCGGGTCGTAGGTGACGAC is from Amycolatopsis mediterranei and encodes:
- a CDS encoding alpha/beta fold hydrolase, translated to MTTLAVPGATLTYDVHGHGPVLLLVPGGPADAAVFTHLRPLLAEDHTVVTYDPRGLSRSLLDGAPGPDPVRDHAEDVHRLLTEAGPADVLASSGGAITLLELLRHHPADVRTAVLHEPPVTRYLPAGALDGPGIPALFRDQGLAAAFAAFMKVVGVDPAPPLDPRAEGNFAYFFGHLMPATGAYEPDLDALRATPARLVVAVGEQSAGLPAHHAALGLAAALGAATEVFPGGHGGFDTDAEAFAARLREVLKGC